Proteins encoded by one window of Candidatus Neomarinimicrobiota bacterium:
- the prfA gene encoding peptide chain release factor 1 translates to MVEEKINSIIKRYDEISSQLSNPEIASDPEKFKALAKEHKGLFPIVEKGKEYIKLLKQIKEDREILQEGDPELKALVKEELAKLEEKEEKLKEELKILLLPKDPNDSRNAVVEIRAGTGGEEAAIFAADLYRMYTKFAEKKGWNIEVLSSNETGIGGYKEIIFLLSGDDIYGTMKFESGVHRVQRVPITETSGRIHTSAASVAVLPEAEDVDIDINPDDLRIDTYRASGHGGQHVNKVETAVRITHIPTGIVVTCQDEKSQFRNKQKAMKILKTRLLQLKQEEQEKELAEKRRSMISTGDRSAKIRTYNFPQGRVTDHRINLTLYKLNEIMDGDLDELIDALRIAYNNELLQQTE, encoded by the coding sequence ATGGTTGAAGAAAAAATTAACAGCATAATAAAAAGATATGATGAAATCTCCTCTCAATTATCAAATCCTGAAATTGCTTCCGATCCTGAAAAGTTCAAAGCCCTTGCCAAGGAACATAAAGGGCTTTTTCCAATTGTCGAAAAGGGCAAAGAGTATATCAAGCTATTAAAGCAAATCAAAGAAGATAGAGAAATTCTTCAAGAAGGTGACCCGGAACTTAAAGCACTGGTAAAAGAAGAACTTGCAAAACTTGAAGAAAAAGAAGAAAAATTAAAAGAAGAACTAAAAATACTACTCCTTCCTAAAGATCCAAATGATAGCCGCAATGCTGTTGTGGAAATTAGAGCAGGCACAGGAGGTGAAGAAGCAGCAATATTCGCAGCAGACCTTTACAGAATGTACACAAAGTTTGCAGAAAAAAAAGGATGGAATATAGAAGTTCTATCCAGCAATGAAACAGGTATAGGCGGTTATAAAGAAATCATATTTCTATTATCAGGTGATGATATATACGGAACTATGAAATTCGAAAGTGGTGTTCATCGAGTTCAAAGAGTCCCGATCACCGAGACAAGTGGAAGAATACACACTTCCGCAGCATCAGTTGCAGTCCTTCCAGAAGCAGAAGACGTTGATATAGATATAAACCCGGATGATTTAAGAATCGATACCTATAGAGCAAGTGGACATGGTGGTCAGCATGTCAATAAAGTAGAAACAGCAGTTAGAATAACCCATATTCCTACAGGTATTGTCGTAACATGCCAGGATGAAAAATCTCAATTCAGAAATAAACAAAAAGCAATGAAGATTTTAAAGACAAGACTCTTGCAGTTAAAACAGGAAGAACAGGAAAAAGAACTGGCTGAAAAAAGAAGGTCAATGATTTCCACTGGAGACAGAAGTGCAAAAATCAGAACTTATAATTTTCCTCAGGGCAGAGTAACCGACCATAGGATAAACCTTACTTTATATAAATTAAATGAAATAATGGATGGTGATCTTGATGAATTAATCGATGCATTGAGAATAGCTTATAATAACGAATTACTACAACAGACAGAATAA
- a CDS encoding TlpA family protein disulfide reductase, which translates to MLILKSTTGIRIIALAILSMVFLINITYSQEIIGKKAPDFELNDLNGNKVKLSDFKGKVVMLNFWASWCGPCRMEIPDLINIQEKHKKDGLIIIGITIPSSGTPEQVKKFAESYKINYILVTGSNIEIMTIATSYGGVRAVPTTFLIDRDGIVRHQWIGARSKDDFMKEVKKYLK; encoded by the coding sequence ATGTTAATATTGAAATCAACAACCGGTATTAGAATAATAGCACTCGCTATACTATCAATGGTGTTTTTAATAAATATCACATATTCCCAGGAAATTATAGGTAAAAAGGCACCCGATTTTGAACTTAATGATTTAAATGGAAATAAAGTAAAGCTATCTGATTTTAAAGGGAAGGTTGTTATGTTGAACTTCTGGGCTTCATGGTGTGGTCCCTGCAGGATGGAAATACCTGATTTGATTAACATTCAGGAGAAACATAAAAAAGACGGACTTATAATTATAGGAATAACTATACCGTCTTCAGGTACTCCAGAGCAGGTAAAAAAATTCGCTGAATCGTATAAAATAAATTATATCCTTGTTACAGGCTCAAATATAGAAATAATGACTATTGCAACCAGTTATGGCGGCGTCAGAGCAGTTCCTACTACTTTTCTAATAGATAGGGATGGAATCGTTAGACACCAATGGATAGGCGCAAGAAGCAAAGATGACTTTATGAAAGAGGTAAAAAAATATCTCAAGTAA
- a CDS encoding DUF1385 domain-containing protein — protein sequence MNEPILVGGQAVIEGVLMRGPDGYAVSVRNPNGEIETIRKDYKSLTKRYKFLSLPLIRGIISLYESLKIGLEALQFSAKVFEEKSDIKKESLKEKIYSFLSFSIAIVVAFVFFFYLPILLTTKLFNIEQKAALFNLSSGLLRIGFFVAYLIFINFLKDIKRIFQYHGAEHQVVFAFENGEELNVENAKKYSTHHPRCGTSFIFVMLIFSIVTFAIIDTIIILIKGNITIYNRLFYHFILLLPVLGISYELLKITSRNQNNIFIKILSFPGLALQRITTHKPSNDQLEVAITALKSSFGDNFEKYSGKKFTAKAIE from the coding sequence ATGAACGAACCTATTTTAGTTGGCGGTCAGGCTGTGATAGAAGGGGTTTTGATGAGAGGACCCGATGGATACGCAGTATCAGTCAGAAATCCAAATGGCGAAATCGAAACTATTAGAAAAGATTATAAATCCCTTACAAAAAGATATAAATTCCTATCACTACCTTTAATTCGAGGTATAATCTCTTTATATGAGTCACTAAAAATTGGACTTGAAGCATTACAATTTTCAGCCAAAGTTTTTGAAGAAAAATCCGATATAAAAAAAGAAAGTTTGAAAGAAAAAATCTACAGCTTTCTATCTTTTTCTATTGCAATCGTTGTTGCCTTTGTATTCTTTTTCTACCTACCTATACTTCTTACAACCAAATTATTCAATATAGAACAAAAGGCTGCTCTCTTTAACCTGAGCTCGGGGCTTCTACGAATTGGTTTTTTTGTAGCTTATCTAATATTTATAAACTTTCTTAAGGATATAAAAAGAATATTTCAATACCACGGAGCTGAACATCAGGTAGTATTTGCTTTCGAGAATGGAGAGGAATTGAATGTAGAAAATGCGAAAAAATACTCGACCCATCACCCCAGATGTGGCACGAGCTTTATTTTTGTAATGCTAATATTTTCCATAGTAACCTTTGCAATTATTGATACCATTATTATTCTAATTAAGGGAAATATTACGATTTATAACAGGTTATTTTATCATTTTATACTACTTTTACCTGTGTTGGGTATTTCATATGAACTTCTTAAAATAACATCAAGAAATCAAAATAACATATTTATTAAAATTTTATCTTTCCCCGGGCTGGCACTTCAGAGAATTACGACACATAAACCCAGTAATGATCAGTTAGAAGTAGCAATAACGGCGCTTAAAAGTAGCTTCGGCGATAATTTCGAGAAGTACAGCGGCAAAAAATTTACTGCAAAAGCAATCGAGTAA
- the plsY gene encoding glycerol-3-phosphate 1-O-acyltransferase PlsY, protein MLNILLVMIISYICGSFPTSIVVSKLAKGIDIRNYGSGNAGGTNVFRVLGWQYGILVSIVDIGKGVIATLLVSQIRIEQLSFECDMLFKIVAGLSAVIGHSFTVFAGFRGGKGVATGAGMLISLTPVVFIACLIIFALVLFSTGIVSVASITTAICFPIALVLYSVIRGVSIDQTLLIFSLVIPLFIIFTHRHNIIRIFRGQENKFEKIAIIKNLFKKRKIT, encoded by the coding sequence ATCTTAAATATTTTATTGGTTATGATAATTAGTTATATATGTGGTTCTTTCCCGACCAGCATTGTTGTAAGTAAACTGGCAAAGGGCATAGACATAAGAAATTATGGTTCAGGAAATGCTGGTGGAACAAATGTTTTTAGAGTGTTGGGATGGCAGTACGGAATTTTAGTATCTATAGTTGATATAGGGAAAGGAGTCATTGCAACTTTACTTGTCTCGCAAATTCGAATAGAACAACTTTCTTTTGAATGTGATATGCTTTTCAAAATAGTTGCAGGATTATCGGCAGTTATTGGTCACAGCTTCACAGTCTTTGCTGGGTTTCGGGGTGGAAAAGGCGTAGCTACAGGTGCGGGGATGCTTATATCATTAACACCTGTGGTTTTTATCGCCTGTTTGATAATCTTTGCACTGGTTTTATTTTCTACAGGGATAGTATCTGTAGCTTCAATCACAACTGCTATTTGCTTCCCTATAGCCTTAGTCCTATATTCAGTAATAAGGGGAGTGAGTATAGATCAGACACTCTTAATATTTAGTCTTGTAATTCCACTCTTTATCATCTTTACACACAGGCATAATATAATTCGAATATTCAGAGGACAAGAAAATAAATTTGAAAAAATAGCTATTATAAAAAATCTATTTAAGAAGCGAAAAATTACTTGA
- a CDS encoding DUF502 domain-containing protein, producing the protein MSSFLKKVRVQIRNKILTGVLALIPIAVTIYLIRLFVEFFDNIVSPIIDPYIGFHIPGLGIVVFFIILYILGLFVSNLLGKKLLLLIEKWLNYIPIAGTIYRTAKQIVYAFSVQGKGFEKVVFIEYPRSGIWTIAFVTGESVGKDGAEFYNLFVPTTPNPTSGWALFIPKEDVIPSEMTIEQGLKALISGGAVAPQKMSFIRKNKKGNE; encoded by the coding sequence ATGAGCAGTTTTTTAAAAAAGGTAAGAGTTCAGATACGCAATAAGATTCTTACCGGTGTTCTGGCGTTAATACCGATTGCTGTCACAATTTATCTGATAAGACTTTTTGTAGAGTTTTTTGATAATATAGTAAGTCCAATTATTGATCCTTATATTGGTTTTCATATACCAGGTCTAGGGATAGTAGTGTTCTTCATTATTCTTTATATCCTCGGACTCTTCGTATCCAATCTATTAGGTAAGAAGCTATTATTACTTATTGAAAAATGGTTGAATTACATACCTATTGCTGGAACGATTTACAGAACTGCAAAGCAGATTGTATATGCTTTTTCTGTTCAGGGAAAGGGTTTCGAAAAAGTAGTTTTTATAGAATACCCGAGGAGTGGAATTTGGACTATAGCTTTTGTTACTGGTGAATCAGTGGGAAAAGATGGCGCCGAATTTTATAACCTGTTTGTTCCGACAACACCTAATCCAACTTCTGGATGGGCTCTTTTTATTCCAAAGGAAGATGTCATCCCATCGGAGATGACCATTGAGCAGGGTTTAAAAGCATTGATATCTGGAGGTGCCGTCGCTCCTCAAAAAATGAGTTTTATAAGGAAAAATAAAAAGGGAAATGAATAA
- a CDS encoding DegV family EDD domain-containing protein: MNNTTKLEYLDGRRFLISVLAGANEVFNRKDYLDKINYFPVPDGDTGTNISGTFQGIVERIGSWNIKKIGESISEVANISLETARGNSGVIFAQYFHALAKELKNEFKVSTEKFGLAVKNAINNVYSAISDPREGTILTVMREWADFVCEQSSRIKDFPTLLSRSLEIAKISLQSTRYKIEVLRKNNVVDSGALGFVLFIEGIVKFLKSGRISDLRKMKKGNLEVDIKSYENIDINSMNYRWCTECIISGENIDHELIKNKIREYGDSVVVAGSDDKVRVHIHTDNPAGVMYALKDFGEIVYQKADDMYMQYKVAHNPHPDVAIVTDSACDLPQKVIDKYMINTVSLKISFGNTTYIDKVTITPNIFYKMVDSAKDYPVTSQPAPGDFLNLFGFLLSHYKSIIGIFLPDKLSGTYQNAVKASQHYSDGRITIIDSGFATAAQGHLVKIASELAYAWEKHKEIIKEVKKSKSRTRLIVYVDTFKYLMRSGRVDPIRGIMAKILNVKPILSLNGDGSVSHIDKAFLRKTGLNKLIKHTIKLIKGKTIREITVIHADCIKLASFVRDRLIYHLKVTNIEILPATPALGAHAGRGAVGVAITWV, encoded by the coding sequence ATGAATAACACCACAAAGCTCGAATATCTCGATGGGAGAAGATTCTTAATCAGTGTACTGGCTGGTGCCAATGAGGTATTCAATAGAAAAGATTATCTTGATAAAATAAATTATTTTCCTGTGCCTGATGGCGATACTGGAACTAATATTTCAGGTACCTTTCAGGGGATTGTTGAGCGCATTGGGTCGTGGAATATAAAGAAAATAGGCGAATCAATCAGTGAGGTGGCAAATATTTCACTGGAGACTGCCAGAGGTAATAGCGGTGTAATATTTGCTCAATATTTTCATGCACTGGCTAAGGAATTAAAAAATGAATTCAAGGTATCCACAGAAAAATTTGGTCTGGCTGTTAAAAATGCTATAAATAATGTTTATAGTGCAATTTCCGATCCCCGTGAGGGGACAATCCTGACAGTTATGAGGGAGTGGGCAGACTTCGTGTGTGAACAAAGCTCAAGGATAAAAGATTTTCCAACATTACTTTCCAGATCGCTGGAAATTGCAAAAATATCTTTACAGTCAACGCGATATAAAATAGAAGTACTAAGGAAAAACAATGTTGTTGATTCAGGAGCATTGGGATTTGTTCTATTTATAGAAGGTATAGTCAAATTTTTAAAAAGCGGCAGGATAAGTGATCTAAGGAAAATGAAGAAAGGGAATTTAGAAGTTGATATTAAGAGCTATGAGAATATTGATATTAATAGTATGAATTATAGATGGTGTACAGAGTGTATTATCAGCGGAGAGAACATTGATCATGAATTAATTAAGAATAAAATACGTGAATATGGTGACTCTGTTGTGGTTGCTGGTTCTGATGATAAAGTTCGTGTGCATATACATACCGATAACCCGGCAGGTGTGATGTACGCTCTAAAGGATTTTGGAGAGATAGTTTACCAGAAAGCCGATGATATGTATATGCAATATAAGGTAGCCCATAATCCCCATCCGGATGTTGCGATTGTTACTGATTCTGCTTGTGACCTGCCACAGAAAGTTATAGATAAATATATGATAAATACTGTTTCATTAAAGATATCTTTTGGGAATACGACCTATATTGATAAAGTGACAATTACTCCAAATATATTCTATAAAATGGTGGATTCGGCGAAAGATTATCCCGTTACGTCTCAACCTGCACCCGGCGACTTTTTAAACCTATTCGGGTTTTTACTTTCCCATTATAAATCAATTATTGGTATTTTTTTACCTGATAAGTTGAGTGGTACTTATCAGAATGCAGTGAAAGCATCTCAACATTATTCTGATGGAAGAATAACAATAATAGATTCAGGATTTGCTACAGCTGCGCAGGGTCATTTAGTAAAAATTGCCTCAGAGCTGGCATATGCGTGGGAAAAACATAAAGAAATCATAAAAGAAGTTAAGAAATCAAAGTCTCGAACGAGATTAATCGTTTATGTTGATACGTTCAAATATTTGATGAGGAGTGGGCGGGTCGACCCGATTAGAGGAATTATGGCAAAAATATTAAATGTAAAACCTATCCTTTCGTTAAATGGTGATGGGAGTGTAAGTCATATTGATAAAGCTTTTCTAAGGAAGACAGGTTTAAATAAACTAATCAAGCATACTATAAAGCTGATAAAAGGCAAGACTATAAGGGAAATTACAGTAATTCACGCTGATTGTATTAAGCTGGCAAGTTTTGTCAGGGATAGATTGATTTATCATTTAAAAGTTACGAATATAGAAATTTTACCTGCTACGCCAGCCCTTGGTGCCCATGCGGGAAGAGGAGCTGTCGGAGTAGCTATTACCTGGGTGTAG
- the prmC gene encoding peptide chain release factor N(5)-glutamine methyltransferase gives MDDSLRVRTLIEILKLSENYLKSKGVQSARIESEWILQNVLGLSRIDLYLNFDRPISKDEVEKIRNYISRRGKKEPIQYILGKTEFMGLPFIVTPKVLIPRSDTEVIVEKAIEILKQFKNRKTKVLDIGTGSGNIAISIAKYCTGTQITAIDITLDILKVARENAKLNKVEDSIRFIEKNFLKNSDLDETFDLIISNPPYIGNNHYENLPEEIKQWEPKIALYPGEDELIFYKAITNSYKKFLKHNGHIVVEIGGDYQLKNVKSIFEMANLNVIETIFDYTGEARGIIAKNIG, from the coding sequence ATGGATGATAGTTTACGGGTTCGCACTTTAATAGAAATATTAAAATTATCCGAAAATTATTTAAAATCTAAAGGCGTACAATCAGCTCGCATTGAATCTGAATGGATCCTCCAGAACGTTCTTGGATTATCCAGGATTGATCTTTATCTAAATTTTGATAGACCAATCTCAAAAGATGAGGTAGAAAAAATTAGAAACTACATCTCTCGAAGGGGGAAGAAAGAGCCCATCCAGTATATACTGGGGAAAACAGAATTTATGGGACTACCCTTCATTGTGACACCTAAGGTATTAATTCCACGTTCCGATACTGAGGTTATTGTGGAGAAGGCAATTGAAATTTTAAAACAGTTCAAAAATAGGAAAACAAAAGTGCTTGATATAGGTACTGGTTCTGGTAATATTGCGATTTCAATTGCAAAATATTGTACTGGCACTCAGATTACTGCAATCGATATCACCCTTGATATTCTAAAAGTTGCCAGAGAGAATGCAAAATTAAATAAAGTTGAAGATTCAATAAGATTCATAGAGAAAAATTTTCTTAAAAATAGCGATCTTGATGAAACTTTCGATCTCATCATCTCAAATCCACCTTATATAGGAAATAATCATTACGAAAATCTACCAGAAGAGATTAAGCAATGGGAGCCAAAGATCGCTTTATATCCAGGGGAGGATGAGCTAATTTTCTATAAGGCAATCACCAATTCTTATAAAAAATTTTTAAAACACAATGGCCACATCGTTGTAGAAATTGGTGGAGATTATCAACTTAAAAATGTAAAAAGTATATTTGAGATGGCTAACCTAAATGTTATTGAAACAATTTTTGATTATACGGGTGAAGCAAGGGGAATAATTGCAAAAAATATTGGCTAA
- the dsbD gene encoding protein-disulfide reductase DsbD, which produces MEKAIRTILLMAILIFLYTSASAQLVKIKLYPNANGVIPGKKLMLALVLDIKEGWHINSVSPDDELLIPTSIHFNEVNFKVEKIIYPHPKKIEPPFYNNPLKVYEGLDTVYAILLIDRSIKNNLKIKGSLKYQGCNDQVCKPPEEVEFGITLPILNNESQFENINKEYFINFDNQIISKSVQKNNKNSSFMDSIEEKGLLISLILIFIGGLGLNLTPCVYPLIPITIGYFGGQAASKKGKKLLMAFLYIMGMTLVNSTLGTVAALTGGMLGSFLANPVVLVFIALVMITLALSMFGLYEIQQPAFILRLGANIGEGYFGALLIGMTMGLVAAPCIGPFVIGLLTYVATTGNPFIGFAMFFTLSLGLGIPFMILAFFSSKISSLPKSGRWMVGIRMFFGFILVAMAIYFLSPLLRSTLSKLIYSLYALGIGIYLILFNKTAPESKAFNYIKNIIAIILIFISGWMIKPVEQKEKLEWFDYNETILEQSIQWKKPVIIDFYADWCIPCKELESITFTDERVINLAKNFTLIKVDLTIGDDPIKKELKKKYDIKGVPTIIFISPEGKEIKELRLFGFEDPKKFVQRMKKALIKNQGG; this is translated from the coding sequence ATGGAAAAGGCAATAAGAACAATCCTGCTTATGGCAATTTTAATTTTTCTCTATACATCTGCCTCAGCGCAATTGGTTAAAATTAAACTCTATCCCAATGCTAATGGTGTCATCCCAGGAAAAAAGTTAATGCTCGCTTTAGTACTTGACATAAAAGAAGGCTGGCATATCAACTCAGTGAGTCCAGATGATGAACTATTAATACCAACTTCAATCCACTTTAACGAGGTCAATTTCAAAGTAGAAAAAATCATTTATCCACACCCAAAGAAAATCGAACCACCCTTTTATAATAATCCTTTAAAAGTCTATGAGGGGTTAGATACAGTATATGCAATACTATTAATAGATAGAAGCATAAAAAATAACTTAAAGATAAAGGGCTCTTTGAAATACCAGGGTTGTAATGACCAGGTATGCAAACCACCCGAAGAGGTAGAGTTTGGTATAACACTCCCAATTTTGAATAACGAATCCCAATTTGAAAATATAAATAAAGAATATTTCATAAATTTTGATAATCAAATCATTTCAAAAAGTGTACAGAAAAACAACAAAAATTCCTCATTCATGGACAGCATTGAAGAAAAAGGATTACTTATAAGCTTGATTCTCATTTTCATTGGAGGTCTTGGACTTAATCTGACACCCTGCGTCTATCCTCTTATTCCCATAACCATAGGCTATTTCGGCGGTCAGGCAGCAAGCAAAAAAGGGAAGAAGCTTCTTATGGCATTTTTATATATCATGGGAATGACTCTCGTAAATTCAACACTCGGTACTGTCGCTGCTCTTACAGGAGGAATGCTGGGCAGTTTTCTTGCAAATCCAGTAGTACTTGTTTTTATTGCACTTGTTATGATTACTCTTGCCCTAAGTATGTTTGGTCTTTATGAAATACAGCAACCTGCTTTTATTTTGAGGCTGGGAGCAAATATTGGAGAGGGTTATTTTGGAGCTTTACTCATTGGAATGACCATGGGACTTGTAGCTGCTCCCTGTATCGGTCCTTTTGTAATCGGACTGTTGACTTATGTAGCTACTACTGGGAATCCCTTTATCGGGTTTGCAATGTTTTTTACACTTTCTCTTGGTCTTGGAATACCATTTATGATACTCGCTTTCTTTTCCAGCAAAATTTCAAGTTTACCTAAGTCTGGGAGATGGATGGTTGGAATTAGAATGTTTTTTGGATTCATATTAGTAGCAATGGCAATATACTTTCTTTCCCCCTTACTAAGAAGCACATTATCAAAACTTATCTACTCATTATACGCACTTGGAATTGGAATTTATTTAATTCTCTTTAATAAAACTGCTCCTGAATCTAAAGCCTTCAACTACATAAAAAATATTATAGCTATCATTCTCATATTTATCTCCGGTTGGATGATAAAACCCGTAGAGCAAAAAGAAAAACTGGAATGGTTTGATTATAACGAAACCATTTTGGAACAATCAATACAGTGGAAGAAACCCGTTATCATAGATTTTTATGCAGATTGGTGTATCCCCTGTAAGGAACTTGAAAGTATAACCTTCACTGACGAAAGGGTTATTAATTTGGCAAAAAACTTTACATTGATAAAAGTAGACTTAACCATTGGGGATGACCCGATTAAAAAGGAGTTGAAAAAGAAGTATGACATAAAAGGTGTCCCAACTATAATATTTATCTCACCAGAAGGAAAAGAGATAAAAGAACTAAGGCTCTTTGGATTTGAAGATCCCAAGAAATTCGTACAAAGAATGAAAAAGGCATTAATTAAAAACCAGGGAGGTTAA
- a CDS encoding UbiA family prenyltransferase: MQKILAKITSYIELARPLNLLQGSISAIISALIMDSLPSLEKILIATGIIVLFMAAGNSLNDYCDYKIDKINRPSRPIPSGRVKKTEALTLSCILFISSTSLSTIIMNRRIFMIILITLISLIGYSLLFKKLPIIGNIVVSFILGLAFIFSTEVYGDYHKGIIPFFLTFFFTIAREIIKDMEDVEGDTKVGARTLPAILGLKKSSKIVTIVLTLLTITIFYPYFSNIYGIYYIVTIILFILPAVIYTIVSINRNFSSKNCRKLQTLLKYDIFFGLIAIYVGKF; encoded by the coding sequence TTGCAAAAAATATTGGCTAAAATCACCTCTTATATAGAACTGGCAAGACCATTAAACCTACTCCAGGGAAGTATTTCTGCAATAATCTCAGCCCTTATAATGGACAGCCTTCCGTCACTAGAAAAAATCCTAATTGCTACCGGGATTATTGTGCTATTCATGGCAGCAGGTAATAGCCTAAACGATTATTGTGATTATAAAATTGACAAGATAAATCGTCCATCAAGACCTATACCATCGGGAAGAGTCAAAAAAACTGAGGCACTGACTTTATCCTGCATTTTATTTATATCGAGCACATCATTATCAACTATAATAATGAATCGGCGAATTTTCATGATAATACTCATAACTCTTATTTCCCTGATTGGATATAGTCTGCTATTTAAAAAACTTCCAATAATTGGAAATATAGTTGTATCATTCATTCTTGGACTCGCATTTATTTTTTCAACCGAAGTCTACGGAGACTATCATAAAGGTATAATACCATTCTTTCTTACGTTCTTTTTTACCATTGCTAGAGAAATAATCAAGGACATGGAGGATGTCGAGGGAGATACAAAAGTAGGGGCAAGAACACTGCCTGCTATATTGGGGTTGAAAAAGTCTTCGAAAATAGTAACAATTGTATTAACTTTACTGACAATAACAATCTTTTACCCTTACTTTAGTAATATTTACGGCATTTATTACATTGTTACTATAATACTTTTCATTCTACCAGCTGTTATTTATACAATTGTTTCTATCAATAGAAATTTTTCATCAAAGAATTGTAGAAAGCTTCAAACATTATTAAAATACGATATATTCTTTGGTTTGATTGCTATCTACGTTGGGAAATTTTAA
- a CDS encoding carboxypeptidase regulatory-like domain-containing protein gives MGRLHLFVCRSFKIITIATFTILLIAKSRPQTSVIVKGKVLDSYSKIGIQGAKVSFINEYKDTFSTYSDNEGNYTINFSIIEIGDKKGQNTLLGYKLYQNYPDPFIPWM, from the coding sequence GTGGGGAGATTACATCTATTTGTATGCCGTTCCTTTAAAATAATAACTATTGCCACTTTTACAATACTTTTAATTGCCAAATCACGTCCACAAACTTCAGTAATAGTAAAAGGTAAAGTACTTGATAGTTACTCTAAAATCGGTATTCAAGGAGCAAAGGTTAGTTTTATAAATGAATACAAAGATACATTTTCAACTTATTCCGATAATGAGGGTAATTATACAATAAATTTTTCAATAATAGAAATTGGGGATAAAAAAGGGCAAAACACTCTACTTGGATATAAACTATATCAAAATTATCCTGATCCTTTCATTCCTTGGATGTGA
- the rpmE gene encoding 50S ribosomal protein L31 produces the protein MKKGIHPEYKICKVTCACGNTFITRSIRSEIKVEICSNCHPFFTGKQKLVDSAGRIEKFLRKYNLNKENSNKG, from the coding sequence ATGAAGAAAGGAATACATCCAGAATATAAAATTTGTAAAGTAACCTGTGCATGCGGTAATACCTTTATAACAAGGTCAATAAGGTCTGAAATAAAAGTGGAAATATGTTCTAATTGTCACCCATTTTTCACGGGCAAACAAAAACTTGTCGATTCCGCAGGAAGAATTGAAAAATTTCTACGTAAATACAATTTAAACAAGGAAAACAGTAACAAGGGTTAG